From Caulobacter segnis, a single genomic window includes:
- a CDS encoding DUF418 domain-containing protein, whose translation MPKDGTPDRTKDRIVLLDSLRGLAILGILLCNIPVAFEPESVAESVPFWPHGQAPASLAVWWVTQVFFQQKFYTLFGMLFGASVLLVGGEGGDRDRTTMIVKRLLALLAIGLLHGLVIWQGDVLSFYAVVGLIVLLVRGWSARRLLTTGIVLHLAIQGWELWRMLSRAARFD comes from the coding sequence ATGCCGAAGGACGGGACGCCGGACCGGACGAAGGACCGCATCGTCCTTCTCGACTCGCTGCGGGGCCTGGCGATCCTGGGGATCCTGCTGTGCAACATCCCTGTCGCCTTCGAACCGGAGTCCGTGGCCGAGAGCGTGCCGTTCTGGCCGCACGGCCAGGCGCCGGCCAGCCTGGCTGTCTGGTGGGTCACCCAGGTGTTCTTCCAGCAGAAGTTCTACACCCTGTTCGGCATGCTGTTCGGGGCCTCGGTGCTGCTGGTCGGCGGCGAGGGGGGCGACCGCGACCGTACGACGATGATCGTCAAGCGCCTGCTGGCTCTGCTGGCCATCGGCCTGCTGCACGGCCTGGTGATCTGGCAGGGCGACGTGCTGTCGTTCTACGCCGTGGTCGGTCTGATCGTGCTGCTGGTCCGGGGCTGGTCGGCGCGGCGGCTGCTGACGACGGGGATCGTCCTGCACCTGGCCATCCAGGGCTGGGAGCTGTGGCGCATGCTCAGCCGCGCGGCGCGCTTCGACTAG
- the pseI gene encoding pseudaminic acid synthase, which translates to MSHPFIEIAGRKIGVDHAPYVICELSGNHNGSLERCLSMVDAAADTGCDAIKIQTYTADTITLDVDRPEFRIHGGLWDGRSLYELYQEAQTPFEWHAAIFERARQRGVTIFSSPFDETAVDLLDSLGAPAFKIASFEAVDLPLIKYAASKGKPLIISTGMANLEEMRTARDTALAAGAAGVLLLHCVSSYPATFADANVRTVPDMAARFGCPVGLSDHTPGTAASVAAVSVGACCIEKHFTLARADGGPDAAFSLEPAEFKALVDDTRNAWAALGAAHYDVLGAERANLQFRRSLYVTSDIKAGETLSRANIRSVRPGNGLPPGELDKVLGKPASRDISRGEPLDWSMVG; encoded by the coding sequence ATGTCCCACCCCTTCATCGAGATCGCCGGCCGCAAGATCGGCGTTGATCACGCGCCCTATGTGATCTGCGAGCTTTCGGGCAATCACAACGGCAGCCTCGAGCGCTGCCTTTCGATGGTCGACGCCGCGGCCGACACCGGCTGCGACGCGATCAAGATCCAGACCTATACCGCCGACACCATCACCCTGGACGTCGACCGGCCCGAATTCCGGATCCACGGCGGTCTGTGGGACGGCCGCTCGCTGTACGAGCTTTACCAGGAAGCCCAGACGCCGTTCGAATGGCACGCGGCCATCTTCGAGCGCGCCCGCCAGCGTGGGGTGACGATCTTCTCCAGCCCGTTCGACGAGACCGCCGTCGACCTGCTGGACAGCCTGGGAGCCCCGGCCTTCAAGATCGCCTCGTTCGAGGCCGTCGACCTGCCGCTGATCAAGTACGCGGCCAGCAAGGGCAAGCCGCTGATCATCTCGACCGGCATGGCCAATCTCGAGGAGATGCGGACGGCCCGCGATACGGCCCTGGCGGCCGGCGCGGCGGGCGTGCTGCTGCTGCACTGCGTGTCCAGCTATCCCGCGACCTTCGCCGACGCGAACGTCCGCACGGTCCCCGACATGGCCGCCCGCTTCGGCTGCCCGGTCGGCCTGTCCGACCACACGCCGGGCACGGCCGCCTCGGTGGCGGCGGTGTCGGTCGGCGCCTGCTGCATCGAAAAGCACTTCACCCTGGCCCGCGCCGACGGCGGACCGGACGCGGCCTTCAGCCTGGAGCCGGCCGAGTTCAAGGCCCTGGTCGACGACACCAGGAACGCCTGGGCGGCGCTGGGCGCGGCCCACTACGACGTGCTGGGCGCCGAGCGCGCCAACCTGCAGTTCCGCCGCTCGCTCTACGTCACGTCAGACATCAAGGCTGGCGAGACGCTGTCTCGCGCCAACATCCGCTCGGTCCGCCCCGGCAACGGCCTGCCGCCCGGCGAGCTGGACAAGGTCCTGGGCAAGCCCGCGTCGCGTGACATCTCGCGCGGCGAGCCGCTGGACTGGTCGATGGTGGGCTAG
- a CDS encoding ArsR/SmtB family transcription factor, translating into MSPTPDALFRTLADPTRRALFERLCRDGEQTVGALTAQAGVSQPAVSKHLIVLRDAGLVRDRHEGRQTHYSAQPGALAPLIDWTRQMAGFWEARFDALENLLNRMDQ; encoded by the coding sequence ATGTCCCCCACGCCCGACGCCCTGTTCCGCACCCTCGCCGATCCGACCCGGCGCGCCCTGTTCGAACGGCTGTGCCGTGACGGGGAGCAGACGGTCGGGGCCCTGACCGCCCAGGCCGGCGTCAGCCAGCCGGCGGTGTCCAAGCACCTGATCGTGCTGCGCGACGCCGGGCTGGTGCGCGACCGCCACGAGGGTCGCCAGACCCACTATTCCGCCCAGCCGGGCGCCCTGGCCCCGCTGATCGACTGGACGCGCCAGATGGCCGGCTTCTGGGAAGCCCGCTTCGACGCGCTCGAAAACCTTCTGAACAGGATGGACCAATGA
- a CDS encoding DUF418 domain-containing protein translates to MSSLAQNAHGYWDFVTGSWQWPPIWPLMVLALMLMGMGLFKTGVLKGQLSPAAHKVLAAIGLSALVLVAAVLALYLAVPSHPQMLGRLARWMQALTAPAVSLGYLALLALASRSRVWRAIPAVLAPAGQMAFTNYLMQSVIMTVLSYGGRGPVLYGKLDRPALAGIVVAIWIAQILWSRWWLKRFSMGPLEWLWRLAYRGPTPLRKAAEA, encoded by the coding sequence ATGAGCTCCCTCGCCCAGAACGCCCACGGCTATTGGGACTTCGTCACCGGTTCGTGGCAGTGGCCGCCGATCTGGCCGTTGATGGTGCTGGCGCTGATGCTGATGGGCATGGGCTTGTTCAAGACGGGCGTGCTGAAGGGCCAGCTGTCGCCGGCCGCGCACAAGGTCCTGGCGGCCATCGGCCTATCGGCGCTGGTCCTGGTCGCCGCGGTCCTGGCGCTGTACCTGGCCGTCCCGTCGCATCCGCAGATGCTGGGCCGCCTGGCGCGCTGGATGCAGGCGCTCACCGCCCCGGCGGTCAGCCTGGGCTACCTGGCCCTGCTGGCTCTGGCGTCGCGGAGCCGGGTCTGGCGCGCCATCCCCGCCGTGCTGGCCCCGGCGGGCCAGATGGCCTTCACCAACTATCTGATGCAGTCGGTGATCATGACGGTGCTGTCGTATGGCGGCCGGGGGCCCGTGCTGTACGGCAAGCTGGATCGGCCCGCTCTGGCGGGGATCGTCGTGGCGATCTGGATCGCCCAGATCCTGTGGTCCCGCTGGTGGCTCAAGCGCTTTTCCATGGGGCCGCTGGAATGGCTGTGGCGGCTGGCCTATCGGGGCCCGACGCCTTTGCGCAAGGCGGCGGAAGCCTAG
- a CDS encoding Dps family protein, giving the protein MADALNTGLTAKQRADIAASLSKVLADSYALYLKTHGYHWNVRGPNFQSLHVLLEGQYQEEWAALDDIAERIRALGELAPQGYGAFGNLSSLKDGNPENEWEAMVSELKADNETVIRTLREAFPVADDAGDEATADLLTQRLQAHEKHAWMLRSTLGSK; this is encoded by the coding sequence ATGGCCGACGCCCTCAACACCGGACTGACCGCCAAACAACGCGCGGACATCGCCGCCTCGCTCAGCAAGGTTCTCGCCGACAGCTACGCGCTCTATCTCAAGACGCACGGTTATCACTGGAATGTTCGCGGTCCGAACTTCCAGTCGCTGCACGTTCTGCTCGAGGGTCAGTACCAGGAAGAGTGGGCGGCGCTGGACGACATCGCCGAGCGTATTCGCGCTCTGGGCGAGTTGGCGCCGCAGGGCTACGGCGCGTTCGGTAATCTCTCCAGCCTCAAGGACGGCAATCCCGAAAATGAGTGGGAAGCCATGGTGAGCGAGCTGAAAGCCGACAATGAAACGGTTATCCGCACCTTGCGCGAGGCGTTCCCGGTCGCCGACGACGCCGGCGACGAGGCCACGGCCGATCTTCTGACCCAGCGCCTCCAGGCCCACGAGAAGCACGCCTGGATGCTGCGCTCCACCCTCGGTAGCAAGTAG
- a CDS encoding hybrid sensor histidine kinase/response regulator, with translation MRGAEVENKDAPNLASDEHGRIHSLLSAWLIPPVPPPAWRCAVAALIGVAMAVLMRVALLGLHGGVGATQPFFPAIMLVTLYAGWRWGLVPVAAGGAFGWWLWGGRYGEPLSEDELATMVIFLLCGVMVVAAAEGLRGAMRGLARAREERADAEARLRVTQTAAGVGPWDFDLRTGELYLSPAARRNLGIPEHERVDPGQLPTHVHPDDRDWVRERLRRALKGLEDYEVEYRLSDTGQGERWVHGRGEVIRDEDGRAIRMIGLNFDVTNRRRSEEQVRESEARFRNLADSAPALMWVSRPGGIREFVNRAYVEYTGLDYDGALTLDWRTRLFPEDLPGILKAQVAGEASRRPFNLEGRYRRADGEWRWLKSFSQPRFGPDGAFLGFIGIAFDTTDAKQAEANLTGVNELLADRVAAAVAERDAAQAALLQSQKLEAIGQLTGGVAHDFNNLLTVIIGALDVVERHPGDAVRREKMVGAALAAAKRGEKLTQHLLAFARRQPLKPEVCRVDRLIAESEGLLRRALGDAYTFNLRLGAGVRSARIDAGQFEAALLNLVVNARDATPPGGEVTIESRPITIAKRHGELEPGKYLRVAVRDTGSGMDAATIARAVEPFFTTKAPGEGTGLGLSQVYGFARQSGGWVDIESKPGQGATVVLLLPVVEGDTVILSAPKIDHVQAQVPSRVLLVEDDPQVAELIDAMLNDLGHSVIRAGGVDEALVRLEQDVGIQLVLSDVIMPGGKSGVDLAEQLAATRPGLPVVLCSGYTGGDQGRARAGDWPFISKPFSLETLAQALARARPH, from the coding sequence TTGCGGGGAGCAGAGGTGGAGAATAAAGACGCCCCGAACTTGGCTTCCGACGAGCACGGTCGAATCCATAGTCTGCTTAGCGCGTGGCTGATCCCTCCGGTTCCGCCGCCCGCCTGGCGATGCGCGGTCGCGGCCCTGATCGGCGTGGCGATGGCGGTCCTGATGCGCGTCGCCCTGCTGGGCCTGCATGGCGGGGTCGGCGCGACCCAGCCGTTCTTCCCAGCGATCATGCTGGTCACCCTCTACGCGGGCTGGCGCTGGGGCCTGGTTCCGGTCGCGGCCGGCGGGGCGTTCGGCTGGTGGCTGTGGGGCGGACGCTATGGCGAGCCCCTCAGCGAGGACGAGCTGGCCACCATGGTCATTTTCCTGCTGTGCGGCGTCATGGTGGTCGCGGCGGCGGAAGGCCTGCGCGGCGCGATGCGCGGCCTGGCGCGGGCTCGCGAGGAGCGCGCCGACGCCGAGGCCCGCCTGCGGGTGACCCAGACGGCCGCCGGCGTGGGCCCTTGGGACTTCGACCTGCGCACGGGCGAGCTCTACCTGTCGCCCGCCGCGCGCCGCAACCTGGGCATCCCCGAGCACGAGCGCGTGGATCCCGGACAACTGCCCACCCACGTCCATCCCGACGACCGCGACTGGGTGCGCGAGCGGCTGCGCCGGGCGCTCAAGGGCCTGGAGGACTACGAGGTCGAGTACCGCCTGTCCGACACCGGCCAGGGCGAGCGCTGGGTGCACGGCCGCGGCGAGGTGATCCGCGACGAGGACGGACGGGCGATCCGCATGATCGGCCTGAACTTCGACGTCACCAACCGCCGTCGCTCGGAAGAACAGGTGCGCGAGAGCGAGGCGCGGTTCCGGAACCTGGCCGACAGCGCCCCGGCCCTGATGTGGGTCTCGCGGCCCGGCGGCATCCGCGAGTTCGTCAACCGCGCCTATGTCGAATACACCGGCCTCGACTATGACGGGGCCCTGACCCTGGACTGGCGCACGCGCCTGTTCCCCGAGGACCTGCCGGGGATCCTGAAGGCCCAGGTCGCGGGCGAGGCCTCGCGCCGGCCGTTCAACCTGGAGGGTCGCTATCGGCGGGCCGACGGCGAGTGGCGCTGGCTGAAGTCGTTCTCGCAGCCGCGCTTCGGCCCCGACGGCGCCTTCCTGGGCTTCATCGGCATCGCCTTCGACACCACCGACGCCAAGCAGGCCGAGGCCAATCTGACCGGGGTCAACGAGCTGCTGGCCGACCGCGTCGCGGCCGCCGTGGCCGAGCGCGACGCGGCCCAGGCCGCGCTGCTGCAGTCGCAGAAACTGGAGGCGATCGGCCAGCTGACCGGCGGGGTGGCCCACGACTTCAACAACCTGCTGACGGTGATCATCGGCGCCCTGGACGTGGTCGAGCGTCACCCCGGGGACGCCGTCCGGCGTGAGAAGATGGTCGGGGCGGCCCTGGCGGCGGCCAAGCGCGGCGAGAAGCTGACCCAGCACCTGCTGGCCTTCGCGCGCCGCCAGCCGCTGAAGCCCGAGGTCTGTCGCGTCGACCGCCTGATCGCCGAGTCCGAGGGGCTGCTGCGGCGGGCCCTGGGCGACGCCTATACCTTCAACCTGCGACTGGGGGCCGGGGTGCGCTCGGCCCGGATCGACGCCGGCCAGTTCGAGGCGGCCCTGCTGAACCTGGTCGTCAACGCCCGCGACGCCACGCCGCCGGGCGGCGAGGTCACCATCGAGTCCCGCCCGATCACCATCGCCAAGAGGCATGGCGAGCTGGAGCCCGGAAAATACCTGCGCGTGGCCGTGCGCGACACCGGCTCGGGCATGGACGCGGCGACGATCGCCCGCGCGGTCGAGCCGTTCTTCACCACCAAGGCGCCCGGCGAAGGCACGGGCCTGGGCCTATCCCAGGTCTACGGCTTCGCGCGGCAGTCGGGCGGCTGGGTCGACATCGAGAGCAAGCCCGGCCAGGGCGCGACCGTGGTCCTGCTGCTGCCGGTCGTCGAGGGCGACACCGTCATCCTATCCGCGCCCAAGATCGACCATGTCCAGGCCCAGGTCCCCTCGCGCGTGCTGCTGGTCGAGGACGATCCCCAGGTGGCCGAGCTGATCGACGCCATGCTGAACGACCTGGGTCACAGCGTCATCCGGGCCGGCGGCGTCGACGAGGCGCTGGTTCGCCTGGAACAGGACGTCGGCATCCAACTGGTGCTCAGCGACGTGATCATGCCCGGCGGCAAGAGCGGCGTGGACCTGGCCGAGCAGCTCGCCGCGACCCGGCCGGGCCTGCCGGTGGTGCTGTGCTCGGGCTACACCGGCGGCGACCAGGGCCGCGCGCGGGCCGGCGACTGGCCGTTCATCTCCAAGCCGTTCTCCCTGGAGACCCTGGCCCAGGCCCTGGCGCGCGCGCGGCCGCACTGA
- a CDS encoding SRPBCC family protein: MTQNIPADTKTVVVERDIAHAPEKLWRALTQPHLMEEWLMKNDFAPKVGHRFNLRGEWGGVLDCEVLALEPPTSLSYSWNFKHGDPAFDLTSVVTFTLTPTPTGTRLRMEQAGFRPDQKQAFGGAHAGWKSFLDKLETLLAQDDRTGEA; this comes from the coding sequence ATGACCCAGAACATCCCTGCGGACACCAAGACCGTCGTCGTCGAACGCGACATCGCCCACGCGCCCGAAAAGCTGTGGCGGGCCCTGACCCAGCCGCACCTGATGGAGGAATGGCTGATGAAGAACGACTTCGCGCCCAAGGTCGGCCACCGCTTCAACCTGCGCGGCGAATGGGGCGGCGTGCTGGACTGCGAGGTGCTGGCCCTCGAGCCGCCCACCAGCCTGTCCTACAGCTGGAACTTCAAGCACGGGGACCCCGCCTTCGACCTGACCAGCGTCGTGACCTTCACCCTGACCCCGACGCCGACCGGCACGCGCCTGCGCATGGAGCAGGCCGGGTTCCGTCCCGATCAGAAGCAGGCCTTCGGCGGCGCCCACGCCGGCTGGAAGAGCTTCCTGGACAAGCTGGAAACCCTGCTGGCCCAAGACGACCGGACCGGGGAGGCCTGA
- a CDS encoding DUF1801 domain-containing protein, with protein MSKMKPAPAGVPVSDLIDNAIAELGDWRGEILARLRALILEADPGVAEEWKWGKPVWSHDGLICTGETYKAYVKTTFAKGASVPDPKGLFNSSLDGNVRRAIDFRQGEPIDEAAFKDLIHAAAAVNAAGKKKGKA; from the coding sequence ATGAGCAAGATGAAGCCCGCCCCCGCAGGCGTCCCGGTCTCGGACCTGATCGACAACGCCATCGCCGAGCTGGGCGACTGGCGCGGCGAGATCCTGGCCCGCCTGCGCGCCCTGATCCTGGAGGCCGATCCCGGCGTGGCCGAGGAATGGAAGTGGGGCAAGCCGGTCTGGTCGCACGACGGCCTGATCTGCACCGGCGAGACCTACAAGGCCTACGTCAAGACCACCTTCGCCAAGGGCGCCTCGGTCCCCGACCCCAAGGGCCTGTTCAATTCCAGCCTGGACGGCAATGTCCGCCGGGCCATCGACTTCCGGCAAGGCGAGCCGATCGACGAGGCGGCGTTCAAGGACCTGATCCACGCGGCGGCGGCGGTCAATGCAGCGGGAAAGAAGAAGGGCAAGGCGTAG
- a CDS encoding SDR family NAD(P)-dependent oxidoreductase yields MSRNKKSVVVTGVSTGIGWGSVKVLTGKGFHVFGSVRKQADADRLKAEFGEAFTPLLFDVTDEAAVKAGASQVEAALAGATLAGLVNNAGIAVAGPLLYLPVDEWRQQLEVNLTGVVIATQAFAPLLGAGGPRRADAGRIVNISSVGGRNANPFMAPYCTSKFGLEGLSEALRREMLLFGVDVVVVAPGAVATPIWDKADQIDTSRYANTVYATALDRLRAYMLQIGKAGLAPEAIGEAIATALTAPRPKVRYVVSPSPMQVLMTEILPKRTLDRITGQRLGLLPGS; encoded by the coding sequence ATGTCTCGGAACAAGAAATCCGTGGTGGTCACCGGCGTCTCCACCGGCATCGGCTGGGGCTCGGTCAAGGTGCTGACGGGCAAGGGCTTCCACGTCTTCGGCAGCGTGCGCAAACAGGCCGACGCCGACCGCCTGAAGGCCGAGTTCGGCGAGGCGTTCACCCCCCTGCTGTTCGACGTCACCGACGAAGCCGCCGTCAAGGCCGGCGCCAGCCAGGTCGAGGCCGCCCTGGCGGGCGCGACCCTGGCCGGCCTGGTCAACAACGCCGGGATCGCCGTGGCCGGCCCCCTGCTCTATCTGCCTGTCGACGAATGGCGCCAGCAGCTGGAGGTCAACCTGACCGGCGTGGTCATCGCCACCCAGGCCTTCGCGCCCCTGCTCGGCGCGGGCGGGCCCCGCCGCGCCGACGCCGGCCGCATCGTCAACATCTCCTCGGTCGGCGGCCGTAACGCCAACCCGTTCATGGCCCCCTACTGCACCAGCAAGTTCGGACTGGAGGGTCTGTCAGAAGCCCTGCGTCGCGAGATGCTGCTGTTCGGCGTCGACGTGGTGGTGGTCGCGCCCGGGGCGGTGGCGACGCCGATCTGGGACAAGGCCGACCAGATCGACACCAGCCGCTACGCCAATACCGTCTACGCCACGGCCCTGGACCGGCTGCGCGCCTACATGCTGCAGATCGGCAAGGCCGGGCTGGCGCCCGAGGCGATCGGCGAGGCCATCGCCACCGCCCTGACCGCGCCTCGGCCCAAGGTCCGCTATGTCGTCTCGCCCTCGCCGATGCAGGTGCTGATGACGGAGATCCTGCCCAAGCGCACCCTGGACCGCATCACGGGCCAGCGCCTGGGGCTGCTGCCGGGATCATAG
- the trxB gene encoding thioredoxin-disulfide reductase, translating to MSTTAPRQTRCLIIGSGPAGYTAAIYAARALLKPVLIAGIQPGGQLTITTDVENYPGFADVIQGPWLMDQMRAQAEHVGTELVNDIVLSVDLSKRPFTVKTDSGQDWIAETIIIATGAQAKWLGLESESRFQGFGVSACATCDGFFYRNKAVIVVGGGNTAVEEALFLTSFASKVTLVHRKDELRAEKILQERLLAHPKIEVVWDSVIDEVVGETDPQNGQPAGVTGARLKNIKTGETTDIAADGVFIAIGHAPSSELFAGQLDRNSGGYLKVKPGTASTAIEGVYAAGDVTDDVYRQAVTAAGMGCMAALEAVRFLAEEDHKAAHHPISHAEANKIGVW from the coding sequence ATGTCCACGACCGCTCCCCGCCAAACGCGCTGCCTGATCATCGGTTCGGGCCCCGCTGGCTATACCGCCGCCATCTATGCCGCCCGCGCGCTGCTGAAACCCGTGCTGATCGCCGGCATCCAGCCGGGCGGCCAGCTGACCATCACGACCGACGTCGAGAACTATCCGGGCTTCGCTGACGTGATCCAGGGTCCGTGGCTGATGGACCAGATGCGCGCCCAGGCCGAGCATGTCGGGACCGAGCTGGTCAACGACATCGTGCTGTCGGTCGACCTCAGCAAGCGCCCGTTCACGGTCAAGACCGACAGTGGCCAGGACTGGATCGCCGAGACGATCATCATCGCCACCGGCGCCCAGGCCAAGTGGCTGGGCCTGGAGAGCGAGAGCCGCTTCCAGGGCTTCGGCGTGTCGGCCTGCGCCACCTGCGACGGCTTCTTCTATCGCAACAAGGCCGTCATCGTGGTCGGCGGCGGCAACACCGCCGTGGAAGAGGCCCTGTTCCTGACCAGCTTCGCCAGCAAGGTGACCCTGGTCCACCGCAAGGACGAGCTGCGCGCCGAGAAGATCCTGCAGGAGCGCCTGCTGGCCCATCCCAAGATCGAGGTGGTCTGGGACAGCGTCATCGACGAGGTGGTCGGCGAGACCGATCCCCAAAATGGACAACCGGCGGGCGTCACCGGCGCGCGTCTGAAGAACATCAAGACCGGCGAGACCACCGATATCGCCGCCGACGGCGTGTTCATCGCCATCGGCCACGCGCCGTCGTCGGAGCTGTTCGCCGGCCAGCTGGATCGCAACTCCGGCGGCTATCTGAAGGTCAAGCCGGGCACCGCCTCGACCGCGATCGAGGGCGTCTACGCCGCCGGCGACGTGACCGACGACGTCTACCGCCAGGCCGTGACGGCCGCCGGCATGGGCTGCATGGCCGCCCTGGAAGCCGTGCGCTTCCTGGCCGAGGAAGACCACAAGGCCGCCCACCACCCGATCAGCCACGCGGAAGCGAACAAGATCGGGGTTTGGTGA
- a CDS encoding cell wall hydrolase — MGTLIENQVWKAAATALVVGGLTACATHYVPAAAGREGGLMRITSSFSERGLRRYVADMDPAMLALARRHDPRPRKDYWGRVRGWEVINLKDIPRIGDREPDFDEARLINSLRPMVPEGLEAARPFVLTGSSDARAKALNCLAQAVYYEAGFEPGEGQMAVAQTVINRMRHPGYPKSICGVIYEGAARATGCQFSFACDGSLARVPVPTLWANAQAVARRALNGFVFKPVGTATHYHADYVSPYWAPTLVKLKQFGQHIFYRWTGPSGMLRAFTGRYSGNETVSAEILMAADPRTLEAAPPEVLAAQNAPAPAVGAAAQMLGVSNLVLPDAKLVSVPDANSPSGERVTVQGTVAGRRIPTADEIARINKALEAVSEPAPPAVEAPAAPAAPPPPPPKPKPRPPSLLNPLN, encoded by the coding sequence GTGGGGACCCTGATCGAAAACCAGGTCTGGAAAGCCGCCGCGACCGCCTTGGTCGTCGGCGGCCTGACCGCGTGCGCGACGCATTACGTGCCGGCCGCCGCGGGACGCGAGGGCGGCCTGATGCGCATCACGTCCAGCTTCAGCGAGCGGGGCCTGCGACGCTATGTCGCCGACATGGATCCCGCCATGCTGGCCCTGGCGCGCCGTCACGACCCGCGTCCGCGCAAGGACTACTGGGGGCGCGTCCGGGGCTGGGAGGTGATCAATCTCAAGGACATCCCCCGGATCGGCGACCGCGAGCCCGACTTCGACGAGGCGCGGCTGATCAATTCGCTGCGCCCGATGGTCCCCGAAGGCCTGGAGGCCGCACGGCCGTTCGTGCTGACCGGCTCGTCCGACGCCCGCGCCAAGGCGCTGAACTGCCTGGCCCAGGCGGTCTATTACGAGGCCGGCTTCGAGCCGGGCGAGGGCCAGATGGCCGTGGCCCAGACGGTGATCAACCGTATGCGCCACCCAGGCTATCCGAAGTCGATCTGCGGGGTGATCTACGAGGGCGCGGCGCGCGCGACCGGCTGCCAGTTCAGCTTCGCCTGCGACGGCTCCCTGGCCCGGGTTCCGGTGCCGACCCTGTGGGCCAACGCCCAGGCCGTGGCGCGCCGGGCGCTGAACGGCTTCGTGTTCAAGCCGGTGGGCACGGCCACCCACTACCACGCCGACTACGTCTCGCCGTACTGGGCCCCGACCCTGGTCAAGCTGAAGCAGTTCGGCCAGCACATCTTCTATCGCTGGACCGGGCCGTCGGGGATGCTGCGGGCCTTCACCGGCCGCTACTCCGGCAACGAGACGGTGAGCGCCGAGATCCTGATGGCCGCCGACCCGCGCACGCTGGAGGCCGCTCCGCCCGAGGTGCTGGCCGCCCAGAACGCCCCGGCCCCCGCCGTCGGCGCGGCGGCCCAGATGCTGGGGGTCTCGAACCTGGTCCTGCCCGACGCCAAGCTGGTCTCGGTGCCCGACGCCAACTCGCCGAGTGGCGAGCGGGTTACCGTGCAGGGCACGGTGGCCGGGCGGAGGATCCCGACGGCGGACGAGATCGCCCGCATCAACAAGGCGCTGGAAGCGGTCAGCGAACCCGCGCCGCCGGCCGTCGAGGCGCCCGCCGCGCCCGCCGCGCCGCCACCGCCGCCGCCCAAGCCGAAGCCTCGGCCGCCGAGCCTGCTGAATCCGTTGAACTGA